The sequence cggcaaGGTTGGGCTCACAGCAGCTCCCATTGCCAACAGACGCTGCGAGCGCTGCTTTGCACCGCCTGCTTCTCTGAGACTGCAGTCTGTAGAAGAGTACAGGCGGTAAGGGACTGGGCATGTCAGGAGCAGCATGCTGCAGTCACCCCACAGTGCTGCCCCGCACGGACCTGGGGCTCACAGATGCACTGCTGTGCCTATGGCTGTCACAGTCCCCTGcattcccagctctgcagtAACAGCCACAGCCCAGACACATTTCTCAGCACTTCACAAatgatacaaagaaaaaagtactcTAAAAACACAGGGGTGACGCTGCCATCATTAACACACGCAGAGCTGGGGGGAGAAATGTCTGTCCTCATTTCCGCTGAcagcagcaagagcagctgAGTCCCACCTTTACCCACACCAACACATCTCCCCTCCCTACCCCCCACATCCCGCACGCACCGTGCTAAACCACACCGATGCACACTGCTGCTCCCGCCTTCCCACTGCCCTGCCCTGAACTCACTGTTCTGAACTGACACGTCCTCATTAATCCCTTCCACACGTACCTATTTGCCAACGAGGTGCCCACATGCAGTGCTTTACAgcctccttcccctcccaccCTGAGCCCTCTGACCCCCACCCGCTCCTCCCCGAGCGCAGGCAGGCAAACCGGCCCACGGGAAGGTGCAGGAAGCTTCCAGACACGGCTGCAGTGTGACACGGGCTGCATACACAGCCATGGCTGCTCTCAGCCACTGATCAGCCCGCTGTGCAGACATCACGTAATGGCACAGAATGGATCCCCTCCTTCTGCAGAGCATTCCCGGCTCTGCTGCAAGGGAGGACCACAGACATTCCTGCCCCAGCACAGACCCACTGGGATAAGCACTATTAccaacacacagcacagccaggtgGAATCCATTTCCCTGTGCACTCCAAGTTCTACTGGCCAAAATCATCCAGTGCTGTTCCAGTCACCAAGATGCTTTGAGATCAGCTTGCATACACCACAGGTGACTAAGGAAATCTCCCAGCTAACGTAAGGAAACATTAAatcaaagcacattttcagcACTGACATTTTGGGTGAGTCCCTCTAACAGGAAAAAGGCAAAACCGcaggcaggaaagcagcagaggaggGATTCAGTACAGTTTCAGCCTGCCTGAGCCAGGTCTCCTATGACAAAGCCTACCTGCAGGGAAGGCACGGCTTTGTACACAGGTCCTGCTGGGGAACGTGTTCCTAAATGAAAACCAGTGAGGTGTGGGGCAGGAAATGGGGCACTGTGGGGGCTGATCCCAGCAGAACAGAGCGGCTCTGCTCCCTGGAAGGGCTGAGGAACTGctcacagccagcactgcactgagaCCATCACAGCTCCACACGTGGAACTCCAGTCTCCAAACTGCCTGCTACCCCAGTGGGAACGAGCCCGCTAAAAGCATGAGATCCATCCTGGACTGCCACACCATAAATAATGAGGGAGGGCATAGCAAAGCGTGTAAGAACACCCTGTTAGTGTAAGTGCTGCCATCCATCCGCACACTGTGAGACGTTTGCTAGCAATGCTGCAGGTACCTAACAGCTatagaaaacagcaggaagtCCCATGAAGCGTTACTTTTCATTCTTGAAAGCTGCATTCAGGTGGGATTGCTGCCCATCTTGTTAACCAGAAATGCAAGAGAACCAAGTGCAAGTGATCTGCTGGTACTTCATGGCCTCACTGGCACTGCAGAGctctctcttcattttccagCTGACCATGCATCAAACACAAACTTTGCAGCTACGGTATCTTCAACTGCCATCCCTGAAACAGAATGGGATTTGGCTCAGAAGAGAACAGGCGGACAGCAGCCAGTGGCAGCTCCATCCTGGCAGCCCCATCACTGCATTCCGAGTTACTGCCACCACTCCCTCTTGTCCATCCTATGGGAAGCCGACGTAAGTCTGAACCTGACAGGCAGTGCTCCTACAGTGAGACCCCTCCCGCTGCAggacacagcacacagctgcccacctgcactgctgccctTCCCCACAGGGCTGCAGATCACTCTGTGCTCTCCCATCACCTGCAGTCAGCCCGGAGGTCAGACAGCAGCACGCTCAGCCGCAGCTGCTTCCACATGCTCTGCATTCACACTGGATAATGCTGAAATGGGAAGTGTACTTTTCCCTCTGctattttgctttcttatcaCCTTTCACTACACAGCTCTGCTGGACAAATTACAAGGGAGAGCACAGCTCCCACAGCCGCTCAGCAGCCTTCCCGTGTGCAGCCCTACCAAGGGACAGAGTCCCTCCAGCCGGGCTGTGCGCAGCTGGGGCTGCCCTTACCCAGAGACTTGAAGACTGTGGTTTTCTCGGGCACCGCTGGTTTTGTACCCTTCAGTATCTCCCCCAGCTCAGCAAAAATCTCTGCCTGCAAAACAGACATCTTTACACCAACATAATATCAACAAGTACATTAAAACATAGGCTTCCTAAGTGACTGTCAATGCaactctttcctttttgctaTCTCATAACTGAAACT comes from Meleagris gallopavo isolate NT-WF06-2002-E0010 breed Aviagen turkey brand Nicholas breeding stock chromosome 16, Turkey_5.1, whole genome shotgun sequence and encodes:
- the LOC100541881 gene encoding ketimine reductase mu-crystallin-like; the protein is MGCAVSAVGASRPDWRELDDVLMKSSVLVVDSREAALTESGDVILSGAEIFAELGEILKGTKPAVPEKTTVFKSLGMAVEDTVAAKFVFDAWSAGK